The following proteins are co-located in the Haliotis asinina isolate JCU_RB_2024 chromosome 13, JCU_Hal_asi_v2, whole genome shotgun sequence genome:
- the LOC137260047 gene encoding enolase-phosphatase E1-like encodes MHAHQVYSCVLAVVLVAGTFAAPLQEKQAKEKKDVSENTPAVDKAADQEAELEKLVALAGAESKANNVAVHKSQVSHVENHNGKEVKTEKTEQKVTDTNTGKVLADVTQEVSETNDDETGEPHQIAETHVDIPDKGVHETFVKEEVDDADTDADEESLPSRDSIEFSPTAVAEYLLKSWDFDNFYAALKDLVGSSIMSEEEAERYEEQVISEYQRLLAAQNAEANNYPNEEPLQGYYPAYDEAEKRSNMAPLADQIPDDLYSLDRAYENYIGNDLDAERQAVVEDALSEGDESLTGVIDALLNAWWEKDFEGGNARAQALVSYLYDMVSRDGNPDDIGQIRDILADMLANALLDDVQNPEAQYNIEQAVENSQPSPAAESSQVEEKQEEAEETPEETPDETEQELEETAQAKDTAETAETDTAEKTKEDGEVKEEEKEKKEQKQ; translated from the exons ATGCATGCGCATCAGGTCTATAGCTGTGTGTTAGCAGTCGTTTTGGTCGCCGGTACCTTTGCGGCACCATTACAAGAGAAACAAGCTAAAG AAAAGAAAGATGTGTCCGAAAATACCCCGGCAGTGGACAAG GCTGCAGATCAAGAAGCTGAACTCGAAAAATTAGTAGCCCTGGCTG GTGCAGAGAGTAAAGCTAATAACGTTGCAGTGCACAAGAGTCAAGTATCCCACGTTGAAAATCATAATGGAAAAGAAGTAAAAACCgagaaaacagaacaaaaag tcacagacacaaacacaggaAAGGTTTTAGCTGACGTCACACAGGAAGTGTCTGAAACAAACGACGATGAGACTGGTGAGCCGCACCAGATCGCCGAGACACACGTCGACATTCCCGACAAAGGCGTTCACGAGACATTTGTCAAGGAAGAGGTTGATGATGCAGATACAGATGCTGATGAG GAAAGCCTTCCAAGCCGAGACAGCATCGAATTCTCTCCAACGGCTGTTGCAGAATACCTTCTGAAATCATGGGACTTTGACAACTTTTATGCCGCTTTGAAAGACCTCGTTGGTTCTTCAATA ATGAGCGAGGAGGAAGCTGAACGCTATGAGGAACAAGTGATCTCTGAGTACCAGCGACTCCTAGCCGCACAGAATGCAGAGGCCAACAACTATCCT AATGAAGAACCTCTTCAAGGCTACTACCCAGCTTACGATGAAGCAGAAAAGCGTTCCAACATGGCACCTCTTGCAGACCAAATCCCAGATGACCTCTACAGCCTTGACCGTGCTTACGAGAACTACATCGGCAACGACCTTGACGCCGAGAGACAAGCTGTTGTTGAGGACGCACTATCCGAGGGCGATGAATCTCTAACAGGTGTCATTGACGCCCTGCTCAATGCTTGGTGGGAAAAAGACTTCGAAGGAG GAAATGCTCGCGCACAGGCTCTCGTCAGCTACTTGTATGACATGGTGTCACGTGACGGAAACCCAGATGACATTGGTCAGAtcagagatattttgg CTGACATGCTTGCCAACGCTCTACTTGATGATGTACAGAACCCTGAGGCACAATACAACATAGAGCAGGCAGTGGAGAACAGCCAGCCCTCCCCAGCTGCTGAGAGCAGTCAGGTGGAGGAAAAACAGGAAGAGGCAGAAGAAACACCCGAGGAAACACCTGATGAGACAGAACAGGAACTGGAAGAAACAGCCCAGGCTAAGGACACAGCAGAAACTGCAGAGACAGATACAGCAGAAAAGACGAAAGAGGATGGAGAAGtgaaag aggaggagaaggagaagaaagaacagAAACAGTAA